The DNA window ACAACCAACGATTGGTATAACAGCAACAACACGCAAGGTATGGCAGTAGGAGGTTTGGGGATAGGCAATTCAAAAAATCATAGTAATAATGATAGCCGTGAAAGTTTGGCTCAACATCAGCATCAAATTTCAGGCATTAACGCAGATTCAGCTACAGCCATGCAGCTTTTTTTAATGAACCCATCACAACCAAGATCACCAcaatctccttctctttctcatCATCAACCCCCTCCTTCAACTTCTTCTACACTTCACATGTTGCTACCAAATCCTTCAAGTTCTCTTCAAGGGTTTAGTACTGTATCAGGAGGGGGATTTGGTGCTACTAGTGTTATATCTCCACCACAATTCACATGGGTTCCTGATAGTTCTCATGTAGGAGGCAATACTGGTGCTCCACTCAGTAATCCAACTGAGATTAGCGGTGTTGTTGAAGGACAAGGACTTtctttatcattatcatcatctttGCAACATTTAGAGGCAGCCAAAGCAGAAGAATTGAGGATGGGAGATGGTgggttattatattataatcaaGGAGCTGGTGGATCATCTTCTAGTCAATATTACAAGAATCTGGGAGGTCACCAACACCATCAAGCATTACATTTACAAGGTGGAGTGGGACAAAACCACCACCAAGTTCATGCTGGTTTTGGGTCATCACTAGGAGTGGTGAATGTTTTGAGGAATTCAAAGTATGTGAAAGCAGCACAAGAGTTGTTAGAAGAGTTTTGTAGTGTTGGAAGAGGTCAGTTCAAGAAAAGCAAATTTGGTAGACAAAACACAAACCCTAGTTCCAATAACAATCCAGGGGggggcggcggcggcggctcttcttcttcaacaaaagATCTCCCTCCCTTGGCAGCTGCTGATAGAATTGAGCATCAAAGAAGGAAGGTCAAACTCCTGTCGATGCTTGATGAGGCAtgtaatctctctctctctctctctctctctctccccctccctccctcaagagtaaagactttttttttttctgggtttgtTTATTTGAGTACGtacatcaatgattttccaaatCACACGGACAAACAGAAAATTCCGGCAAGTTTctcaacaatattataaaagatttaAAGATCCCAAGTAGAAAAAAGCCGGCTGGTGCAATAAGGTTACATAAGATCTAGTTGGTAGAGCTAGCTAGATTAGTCAtcatagtattttattttattttcaatatttagtttttttccacATTGATTGTAAAGGTAGGCGATGTGTTAAGGTTTTTGGTTcggtaagaaaataataaaaagtctaCTATTATTAGAAGTACCTATCTATCTAGGCGTCCAGCAAGAAACGACGTTCCTCCTGACTTTGAAGATGACTGTTAAGCCACCATATTACGTAAGGGAAGTTATCATGAAGCTACTGCTGCTAAAAAGATTGGTACCCATCGTAGTAATATtgcagagaaagaaagaaagccattgatattatatattaattagttgaCCTAGGCGCAGCGAGGGTagttgttccttttcttttctccttttgtttttgttttgtttatgcaTTACACAAGCAAGCCTGTCAAATTGGCTGTATTGGGGAAAGGCAGTAACGAAAGAAACACCAAGGATATTCCATGCTCCTATTAGCAATCATTTCAGTACTGTACCACCCTTTGGTTAACGCATttattctcctcctcctccttctctctgctatttgtgttttctttaaGAACCATGAACAGtcttatcaaatatatatatatattgggtgTCATAACAATTCTTGATTGTCTTTCTTTGTCTATTCTAACCCTTCTCCTCTTTCAGTGTCATGAATATCAAATCATGTCGCATGACTTAGTCCTATCATcatttattttcctcttttcttaCACCACTGTTATGTATCTGCAATATGAGGTAGTAGTGAAAACAACCTTTGAGTTTTGTTTACTTCATGGGACTTGATGTggcaatttttcttatttaatgcATGccttaaattgtgtttttattttattttattacggTAGTATCAATAGATCCTCATGAACGATATTCTTACAGAAGGAACATTGCGATTGGTGAAATTTAatcattgtttatatatttaatatgtgGGTCAATTTGTTCTACAAAATTGCAGGTGGATCGAAGGTACAACCATTATTGTGAGCAAATGCAAATGGTAGTGAACTCATTTGATCTAGTAATGGGTTTCGGGTCGGCGGTCCCTTACACTGCTCTTGCCCAGAAGGCAATGTCAAGACATTTTAGGTGTCTAAAAGATGCAATAGCAGCACAATTGAAGCTTAGCTGTGAGCTACTTGGAGAGAAAGATGGTGCTGGGACCTCAGGCATAACAAAAGGTGAGACACCAAGGCTTAAGTTATTAGAGCAAAGTCTAAGACAACAAAGAGCCTTTCACCAAATGGGTATGATGGAACAAGAAGCTTGGAGACCCCAAAGAGGCTTGCCTGAACGATCTGTCAACATCTTAAGAGCCTGGCTTTTTGAGCATTTTCTCCACCCGTACGTTACTTTTACCTAAATTTCACTATACTAGCTAGCTACTCGTATCATATTCACAACAATCTAGAAAATGGAAACCTAAGAGAgttgaaaaatcaaagtataggCACTTATTATTAGTAGTAGACATTATAGTAGTAGTCGTAAAAGTTTTTACAGCATAATGATACTTTCTAATTTGTTAACAAGATAGATACTAACACGAGATCCAAgttcccttgtttttttctctagcTTTTTGTCCAAAATGTGCTTAAAGGAACAGTAATGCAGTGTCCTTGGATGTTGTCTCGTCAGCAAAAGCTGTCAAAGGGTTTCTATTTGCCCACTGCTTTTCCCTCTTATACATAAGTCCCCTCCTCCCTTTGCAGACCTCAGAAATTAGTTAAttgtgtcaaaaataaaataaaactttattaaagCATAATTCAACTGaccacctttttctttctcatcacctctctctatctttctctgtgaaatcatgatttttatgATAAGTAACGCACACAAAATAATAAGAGCGATCGGTGAGTGCATGCAGTTGTACCCCTTTAAACTTCTCTGCTGCCCCTACTACTGCCTGCTACAAAACACTGctcatcttctcttctcttctcttagATTCTCGCACCTCATGTAAATATGGTACACAAATAAAAGCTAGCAATATTAGTTTCTCTTTATTCGGTTTAGGTATTGACTCTGATGTCATTTTCTGAACCCTGTCTCAGGTATCCAAGCGATGCTGATAAGCATCTGTTAGCTAGACAGACTGGTTTATCGAGGAAtcaggtctctctctctctctctctacatacACACACACGCCCCTCTTTTGATCTCTTCTTAAACAAAACAGTAAATATTAGAGTACTATTCATTTAACATGAAAATGGAGATGGTActattctagagagagaaaaaacaagaagggaCATGAGTAAGTTCAGTAGATTTGCATGGTTCTGGGCTTTACTTTCTCCGGTTTATTTCTCATGTCTTTCTGTTAGAGAACGATATTATGCCATAAGGGTTTAGCATCTTTTTATACGATTtatgtttccttttattttattttatttatttctttgcatTCTTTTATAAGTTAAGGGACATAGATAGACTCAGATACAGACATCAAGGGAGGGAGATAGTATTATTTAAGAGCAGAGAAAAGTACAGAAGAGATGAGACATGAGAGTTTGCAGCTTTGATTGATTCTCTTTctatgtctctctctctctctctctcccaacAAACGACACACCACACAACATATCGTATTAtccaaccacacacaaagatGAAACATTAAAGACAGTGAACAAAAATTTTGTACTTAGGATCATGTTTTATAAACTTGTCGGTATTCTTACTTGCATTTTCTCCTTTACCCGCTGCTAGtgggtttttttacctttgttaCTGTTTTTATTTCCATCTTGTATTCTTGCACCTGCATCTCCTCCTTTCTCGTGTCATTAAACCCTAAAGCtttatttccctttttctttttatactttaatACATAACTATTGTATTACCAAACAGTATCTAATAATTCATCAAGtgtactttaatttcttttctttttttttgtcattaactATGTGTTATATTATTTGCATGAAAAGCAAGAACCCAAAGCTGCTTTGCTCTTTGGAGAGGGAATAGAAAGAAACAAACATCTATATGTCTATGTCTTTATCTTGTATATACAATAAATAACTCAGAGGGGGTTATATAGGCTGATCATAAATGGAGTGCTTTTATTAATACCATTCTTAAACTGTTCATGGAGATATAGGACACTGTCAAGTGATTCAACAGACTACATCAAATTcgatcctcttttttttttatgaatattattgcatcatcatcatcatcattatttatGTGATGTAAttattcctatatttttttcgaAAAGCTTTCTGATTTAGTAACTAAATGagattttcaatttaaagatttcaaatttgaattatgtttttggttaaagagaaaaattatagaATATATAGCTAGAAGTTTTGAAAtggagtttatatatatatataaaagcttaAATTCGAGACCAGTGTGAATACAGTAGTGTGTCAATGGAGTTACAAATTCATTGATGAAATGACAAGATTGTTACTTCCTATTATTGTGTGGAGTCCAAAGTTTAATAAACTTCATTTTTAAGCAAAATTATCCGAGACACCATGCATAGATTTATACTTTAAGCACGAGTTAGTATGGCATTCCAATGAATAGTGTGTTGCATAAAATAGATGTGCCCTAGCTATCATTCATTAATCATGCGCTTGCAGTATTTGTTACcagtttaattaaatattgaaggttgCTAATAATCCCATTCCATGTGTTTAGGTTTCAAACTGGTTCATTAATGCCAGGGTTCGGTTGTGGAAACCCATGGTTGAAGATATGTACCAGCAAGAATCCAAAGAAGACGAACCAGGAGCAGAAGATAGAGAAAGGAAGCAAgccaacaacaacagcaacaatagTGGGCTTGCACAAACACCAACGCCTACTACAACAACGACAGGATCATCAGCACCAGCTGCCACAACAACAACCATCCCATCAGGCAAAAGATCCGAAATCAATGCCAATGAAAACGACCCTTCACTCCTTGCAATCAATAGACAATGTTTCTcggaaaaccaaacaaaactctccacctcctcctctactaccaccaccaccattattaCACCCATCAATATCACCTCCGCCACCGAGGCTGCACCACCACCTCATGCTGGACAGCCTTTCCATGACTTCGCCGACGACACATGTCGACACGGCAGCATTGTTACAGCTGATTATGGGACCACATCCAGCAATGCCAATGCTGGTGGGTCTACGCTTATAAGGTTTGGGACCACTACTGCTGGCGATGTGTCTCTCACTCTAGGGTTACGCCATGCTGGGAACATGCCTGAGAAGAGTCCTACTTTCTCCATGAGAGATTTTGGGGGCTGTTGATTAATTACATAATCATAAACTTTTATATAGTACCTTTCAGGGGGGGGGGGATTTAATCctattttctgtctttttttctttattatattttttttatttccattctATGAAGAAAGAAATACATAATGAGATCAAAACGTAGCATATTAAAGCTAGCTAGCTGTACGGATTCTATTGCAATTAATTGTATAGTAGATTGTTttgcatttttcaatttttataattatgtacgtatttaatttaagattttgcCCCCTTATGCTTTACTCCAATAACTTGCTGATAAtcaagtcatatatatatatatatatggaggaAACTATTGCCAAATGTGTGCATAAACGTTTTTTTCCCTCGAAAACATCGATGCCTCCAAACCCTTTTCTGCCATCCAAATATATATTACTGTCAATTAccttaatacatatatatacacacacacacatttaaaAATGACAATACGTAGAGATGGGCTATAAATTTAGGATATACCTTTGTGATGAGTACTATGATTGAGTAGTGAAAGCTGCTGGTCTGGTATtagatattataatattaaaaaaaaaaaaagatatttcataTAAGATCATGTGGTTAATTGAAGCTATAGAGACGGATCGATGGTAAGCTTGAATTTAAAGCACATCGATGTGTCACCATTATATATAGTTATGGAGTTGGTGTCTCTTTCCTTTCGCTTACCTCCCAACTAGAATTTTTCACACATAAatatggttttcaattttagcgTATTGTTGGGAGATAAGATGTTCGATAGATTCGATAACCTTATCTAGAAAAGTAAgaatctttaattattaaatacttttaaGATATGTGTAGCTAGGCTCTACTTTATTGAGTGAttgtcctctctctctctctctctctttctatatattattttattaagattcATCTTTGATGGAATTTTGCTTAATTACACTTGTTGATTACCTAAATaactagaatatatatatatatagacacacacacacttactTTTCCATAGAGTTGTAACCCAGGTGAAATGTTGTGATGGGAATTTTCGGTATACTAGGATAAATTTACTAAGATTACTAGATGGTATTCTTAAATGTAACAATAAGGCTAGAGTGCATATTGAATCATTGTAGATTCCTTCTCCCTTAAATGGAATGTAGATGCATTTGCAAATAAAAAGTTTCGAGCCTTAAGGATCGGGGATGTATTAGAAGATCATTATGAAAAAATCATCCTAcgtcttttcttgttttgtagGTATTAAGTTACCTAATGAAGTTGAGGTTTTAGCAATTCAAAAAGCTCTCCTTTTGAGTACTGATCAGGGAGTCTAGTTCTTACAATTCAATTACTTGAATAAAATGAAGTAATGTCATGAGGCCGTGACAATTACAAGGTGATTTCAATGGCATATCCAATGTCAGTCTTATACTTTCTCTTGTGAGTTTtacatatatttatagaaaaataaattatacaacaGATCATTTGGCCAAGCATGAAGTTTATAGAGAAGCTAATTTAGTTGCATAATTATAGTCGTCtatcataaatttatattttgcttAAATTGTCTACTTTAGcaagttaataaaaaactcAGTTAAGTTTGCTTGGTTCATGTTTACATTGTAAGTTATCTAatgttatctttgttttttttcttctcctgttTAACCATGTTTTTAATGGCTAAATCAATTGCTTAATAaggttcttttcttttataaataaataaaaaaactaaaacatacgAGGTTTAATATAGAGATTCGTTGTTAATCATTGTTCATATAAACAGTGAagctcttaatttgtttttagtttataaactttttttttgttcaatttagtctctctctctctcttacctAATTAGATGAAATTAGCATTGAAATTATGATAGacttgtaaaagaaaaggaaaaaggtatGAAATGtaagatataaagataaaatatgtCTAATCCAAAATTCTTGTAATTTTCACTTTGTTCctaaactttgtttttgttattttcagtttgtagatgaatgagagagagagagagagagagagagagttgctaaaaaataacactagagagagaaaaagcaCAATGTGTCAAAATATTCCATTCTACAAGTATTTGATGGTAGTGGTTTTTTATCCACATCTTGCCAGAAAAAGTAGATTGAGACTGAGAAAGATATGTGATCTCAGTTTAAGTTTTCGGtttttaacctaatttttgCTACTTTAAGGGCACATATGAGTTTGTTGAGGTTTTTTATTGGgtgtttttaaggtattttcaGGTGAAACATTGGTTTAAAATGGGTtgattggttaaaaaaaatcatatcaattttttgtCCAATTTCAAACCATTTTGATTGTCGAAAACTAGACATGTAGACAATGCATTGTCTACCACAGCAGACAACACATCatgccctttaatttttttttcaaaaaagttatGTTATCCACcctctcaataaaaaaaaaaaaacaaagcaaggcTAGATACATAGACCTGACCTCCACGCCTACACCTTTTCTAGCATAATACTTGGGGGGCAAGCATCGGGTCTAacccttttttatctttttttcttattgtaatTGAAGAAAACTTATTAAGTTTTAGGGCCATTAAGGAGATGGTAAActagagaacaaaaaaaaaattgtcttagttatatgaaaattaaaacaaataaagcaaAACATACAAGAACGGACTAAACAAAATAGTTCTACATGTTGGTCCAATGGTTGGGGACTAGGTGTTAGGTCTAACCCTTTTCTATctttccctccttttttttgtagcaataaaaaaataaaattaccttgTTGATTCATTTACTCTTCAATTTTAACatggttattaaataatattataaatttttaattgtacgattgttttagttttcaattacataaaatataaacatattattttgaaaatatttttaactttctttaacaatcataaaatgttttttttaatagaaacaattattctagttaaaaatattgtgtAAGATAGACAGAAtacacattaataaaataatttatcttgatgaaaaacaatttccaaaCTATTGTATTTATGGCTTTAAAAGCAATGCCACAAACTTCATCGAGaccttaataatttttctttactttcatAAAAATTTTGGTTTCGCTGCAGCGTAAAACTAGCATACAAACTATGAAAATGAACTTGccctttatttattattaataaattaattttaaaactagaaaaatggTCTACTTTCTTAAGTGGTTCACTTTTTATGTAAATAATGGAACAAGTGCTTTATGTTCCCTAGTTATGACTTGTTGGtctaagattaataacaatatcaaatagttttctattatctaaatattttttttgtttaatttttttttttacctggagTGTAGCGCGGGTGGTATACATAACTCTTGTCTTGCTATGATCCCTTCAATGTATTGTACtaattgttcttgtttttttttttaatcaaaacactAGTATATCGTAATAGGCAATGAAATATACCAtatcatttcaattaattagcTAGCTACAGACTGGTAGGTTTAGTTATGTTACCTGGTAACCAACACCGATTAGAAACAAAGGTTCCTTAAAACGCACAACATTAATATGTAAAGCAACAAGAACTCTTGACCTAATATGTTGCTTTACTTTCTGGGAACACCATAACTAACCTAAAACAACGTGTATTTGCGAAGGTGTTCTGCTGCAACCATCATATTGCATTTGAATTTATGGTATCTAACTTCAAGGAAGAAAAttctacaagaaaaataaagaactatTTTGGTTCGTGTATGATATGATGTAGCAGCTGTTAAATCGTTATCTCGATAGGAAAAATACAAACAACCCGAGTGGAGCTCAATGTTTCACTTTCATGGATGTATATATCAAAGCAGCAATGCCATTTTCTTCTATGTAACATTCTTTGATTGTGAGAGTTGCTTGAAAAGTAGAAAAGggttaaaataaaagagaaaagaaaagagaaaataactaGACCCTATAAGaatcaagattaattaaaatgtcAGGATATGGGACCATCTGGTTTCAATCTTTTCTACTATATTGGTAGTCAAATAATCACTCTACGCTGTTTCAGTTACAGGTTTTGACAGATTTAATCCGAGTTGATGAAAATTACATTGTTtagagataaaaattaaaaataaaactagattttaactaaattataaGTTAACTAGTCTAATTGATCGGATCAACtcccattaatattttttaaaaccaggTCTAGGCAAAGGACTCGATCTACCTGTTGAGCCAAGCCTAAAAAACAGTGATTAAGTTTTAGATTTCTTATCTAAAcgttcaaaattaattttgagataTCTGAAATTATAGAGAATTTTTCGGGAGTCATTTTCCTAGGAATCTCaattattgtattttgaaaCCCACAAGTGATCAGAGAAGCTAGCATTCATGAAATGAAAgtgatttttctcaaaatctttaattaattagattggCTTACCTAGTCATACACACAGCAACCAAATATAGCAAGTGCGTTGCAAACAAAAATGAAGGAGCTAGGACCATGAATTTGTTATCATAGTACAATAAATTTTGTAAGACACAGCCAgattcccctctctctctctctctctctctctagactCTAGCTACTGCCTGGTTGCTGAAAGTTACGTCGCCCATTTTAGACTAGTCTATGCCTTGGTGTAAGAGCATTCTCACTCACTGCAaagataaaaaaggaaagaaagaaagaaatag is part of the Populus trichocarpa isolate Nisqually-1 chromosome 7, P.trichocarpa_v4.1, whole genome shotgun sequence genome and encodes:
- the LOC7473140 gene encoding BEL1-like homeodomain protein 4 — protein: MGIATTPPFPPILPHSKTHQLSSPILQNTKSNPSNHNSMSQDYHQGIFSFSNGGFERSSVSHQEHNQQQQHQQQQHHIAQQIRRDKLRVQSGYEQPPPALLGIEEEESSGLPVYETAGMLSEMFNFPPAGGPAAAVELLDQPLRSNYRTQPRQQQQPVTTNDWYNSNNTQGMAVGGLGIGNSKNHSNNDSRESLAQHQHQISGINADSATAMQLFLMNPSQPRSPQSPSLSHHQPPPSTSSTLHMLLPNPSSSLQGFSTVSGGGFGATSVISPPQFTWVPDSSHVGGNTGAPLSNPTEISGVVEGQGLSLSLSSSLQHLEAAKAEELRMGDGGLLYYNQGAGGSSSSQYYKNLGGHQHHQALHLQGGVGQNHHQVHAGFGSSLGVVNVLRNSKYVKAAQELLEEFCSVGRGQFKKSKFGRQNTNPSSNNNPGGGGGGGSSSSTKDLPPLAAADRIEHQRRKVKLLSMLDEVDRRYNHYCEQMQMVVNSFDLVMGFGSAVPYTALAQKAMSRHFRCLKDAIAAQLKLSCELLGEKDGAGTSGITKGETPRLKLLEQSLRQQRAFHQMGMMEQEAWRPQRGLPERSVNILRAWLFEHFLHPYPSDADKHLLARQTGLSRNQVSNWFINARVRLWKPMVEDMYQQESKEDEPGAEDRERKQANNNSNNSGLAQTPTPTTTTTGSSAPAATTTTIPSGKRSEINANENDPSLLAINRQCFSENQTKLSTSSSTTTTTIITPINITSATEAAPPPHAGQPFHDFADDTCRHGSIVTADYGTTSSNANAGGSTLIRFGTTTAGDVSLTLGLRHAGNMPEKSPTFSMRDFGGC